GAAACGGCGCGGCGACGAGGACGAGGAGCAGGGCGAGCACGGGGCGGAATGCCGGCGGAAGCTGGCGCGGGGCGGAGTGGCGGACGAAGGGGCTCATGCAGCCATGGTAGCAGAAACGTTTTCAACCTCGTAATTGAAACTCAAAAAAAATTTTTGAGTTTTTGGAAAATTTTCAGAAAACAAATGTTTGTTTTCACATGAAGAAGAAACCGGACATGATAAAAATCCAGGAGCTTGCGCGGTGCGCCGGGGTTTCGATTGCGACCGTCTCGCGTGTTTTCAACCACCACCCGAACATCCGGCCCGAGTTGCGGCAGCGCGTGTTCGAGGCGGCGCGCGAGCACGGCTACCAGCCGCGGCTTTCGCTCAAGCAGAAGAACGTGGTCATCATCACGCCCTACAACGCCGTGTGGCCCGTGCAGGGCTGCGTGGACATGATTTTGATGGCGCTCACGCAGGAGCTGCCGCGGCGCGGCTTCCGGCTGGAGATCCTGCCCGTCAACAACCGCGAGCGGCTGGGGGAAATCCAGTTTTGCGCCGCCGTCGCCATCGGGGCGGAACCGGCGGACTTTGCCGACTGGCCGGGGCGCTTCCCCGTCCCGCTGGTCATCCTGGACCGCGACGGCAAGCCCAAGCCGTCGCACGTGTTTCACGTCCGCTCGGACGAGGCCCAGGGCATGAGGCTCGCCATCGCGCATCTCCACGAGAGCGGCTGCCGCAAGATCGGCTGCATCATCCACGGGGACCCGGGCGCGGGCAACGCCGCCCTGCGGCACGCGGCCATCCTTCGCGCGCTGGAGACGCGGAAACTCCCCTGCGACGACTCACTGGTCCTGTTCTCCGGCGCCGGCGACGAGCGATACGTGGAGTTGATTGGAAAACTCTTGAAGCGCGGCGTGGACGCCCTGTTTTGCCCCGGCGGAAACGCCGGCATCATCGCGCTCCACGCCTTCTCGCTCTACGGGCGGCGCGTGCCGGAGGACGTCTCGCTCATCGCCTCGGAGCAGACCTCTTTTTCCCAATACACCGTGCCCCCGCTGACGACCATTTCCCCCGACTATCCGACGATGGCCGCGGCCACCGCCGACGCCATCGAGGCTCACCTGTCCGGGGACACCCCGCCGGCGCGGACGGTGCTGCCGTATGGCTTGCTCAAGCGCGAAAGCGTCGTCCTGCCACAAACACCGGCGAGAAGAAGGACGTGAAAAGGAAGCAGGACCAGCCCGCCGCGGCAGGATATGAGAGCGGGAGGAGTTCCTCTTTGCGAAGGTGAAAAACCGCCGGGTGAGGGCCAGCCGGCGAGTTTCCAAGACAGGACACTCACCTGTCGCGCTTTTCTACTTCTGAAACAACGAGCCGAGGGCGTTCAGGCTTTTTATCGGCTTGGTCTTTTTTGACGGCAACGGCATCGCCGCGGGCGGTGCGGACGCGGGCTCGGGCGGAACGGCCGGTGCGGCGGATTGGTTTTTGTCCGCAGCCTTTTCGCGGTCCGCGCCCTCGCCCGCCCTGCCGGCGCCCTCCGCGTTTTCCAGGCGCCGCAGCTCCGCCCGCGCGCGGTCGAGCTTCACCGGGGAAACAGGCTCCGCGGTGCCGAGTTCCTGGGCAAACAGGCTCAACCGGAATTCCTCCACCAGCCAGCGAAACGCTTCCGCCGCCTCGCGCCACGCAGGCGGCATTTTTTCCCCGGCGCGCAACAGGCCGGCGATCCGCGCCGCCTCCCTCGCATAAGGCGCGAGCGCGCGGACGCGCTCGGCGTCCTTCACGGGATTCTGCCGCCAGCGTCCGGCGCGCAGGCGCATCGCCTTCAAATAACGCGGCAGATGCGCGAGACGGCCATAATGCGTCACGCGCAGGAAATCCGGCGGCACCAGCGCCGCGACATCCGCCGCCAGCCCGTCCGGCGCATCGGGCAGCACCTGCAATTCCACCCGAGCCGACAGGATTTCCCTCAACAAATCCATCAACCGCGGCACCACGCCGCGCAAGTCGCGCTTCGCCCCCGCCACGGCCGCCGCAAACGCCTCCGCCGTCAGCCACGCTCCGCCCTCCGCCAATCGTTCTCTTGCTCGTTCTCTCTTTGTTTCACTTTCGGTCGGCGCATCATCCGCCATCGCCGTCGCCGTTTCATCTTCGAGAGAACGAGCAAGAGAACGAGAACGATTCGAGGCGAAACCCTCCACGCGTGCCGCATCGCAAACCCAGTCTCGAAGCATCGCGAAGGCTTGCGCCTGAAGCGTGTCCATCGGGGCGGCTGCCGCGGCGAGCGGACCGAGTTCCCGCAACGCCCTCAGGTCGCGCTCCAGCCAGGCAAGCTCGTATTTCAACTCGCATTCCAGCAGCCGCGCCAGCCCGCGCGCCGTCCCGGCACGCGCGGCCTCGGGCGTCTTGAACAAACGCAACGCCACGCCGTCGGCGGGCAAGATGGCGCGGGCATCCCGCTGGTGAGTTTGCGTGGCACGGGCGTCCCGCCCGTGGACGGCGCAGCCGCCCGATCCGCCGCTTTTTTTGGAGCGGAAGGATGCCGTTTCCACCTGCAACCCGGGGAAAGCCTCGACCGGCATGCCGGCCTGGTCGCCGATGCGCACGCACGCCGGGATGCCGCCAAACGTCCACGCGGTTTGCGGCGGCGTCTCCCAACGCGACCGCGCGCGGCGCCACGCGGCGGGATCTTCGCGGGAGGCGTTGGCGCTCGCCTCGCGCTGGCGCTCGGAAAACGCGGCGCGGATCCCGTCGAGGTCGCGCCCCGCGCAGATTTCCGCGCCGTTGTCATCGACCACGCGCACGCGCACGCGGAGGTGCTCCGGCGGCGGCTTCGCGGCCCACAGTGTAGTTATTATTTGGATACTGAATCGCTCCGCGATGACGGCGGCGAGCGCGTCGATGAGCGACTCGCTGCGTCCGGTCAGGCGGTCGCGGCCCGCGGCCTGTTCCGCCAGGCTGCGCGCGGTCTCGGCCAGCGGCATGAACGCGCGGCGCAGCTCCTTCGGCGTGACGCGCAGGTAGTGCTCAACCTTGGCCGCGAGATGGCCGGGCACGGCCCAGTCGAGCGCGGCGGCGGTGAGCGCGCCGGCGTCGCGCACGTTGACCTCGATGGTCACGCCGTCGTCGTCCTGGCCGGGCTTGTAGGCATAGGCCAGCGGCAGCGCGCGGTTTTCGAGTTCGACCGCCTCGGGAAACGCAACCGCGTCATGGGAGAGTTCGCCGGGATCGCGCAGGTCCTCGATGTCCATCTCAAGGAAACGCGGCTCGCGGGGCTTGCGTTCGCGCACCAGCGCGATGAGTTCGGGCACGGAGGAGACGGGCGGCGGGGATTCCCCGTAGGGCTCGACCTTGGGTCGAGCCGCGTTTGCGCACGGCGGTTCGCGGCCTGACACAAGGTCAGGCCCTACACTGGCGCACGGGCGCGTCCCCATCTCCGCCACGCCCAGCCGTTCCGCGTAAAAGCGATACACGGCCTCGTCGAGGTTCATGTAGCTGCTGTCGCGGGCGCGGGTCAGGAGGTTTTCGACCTTGGCCCGCACGTCGCGGTTGTGCGCGAGGAAATCGAACGGCCAGGTGATGGCGTCGTTCACGAGCGCCTCGCGGATGAAAATCTCCGTCGCGTGCGCCGGGTTCACCCGGCCGTAGCCGACGGCGCGCACGTCGAGTTCGAGCCCGTGCAGGCGCGAGCGTTGCTTCACCAGCACGCGGCCCTTCTCCTCGTCCCAGAAGGGCTCGCTGTGCGAGATTTTGAGGAGGTGTGCGCCGAGTTCGAGCGCCCACGCGGGATCGAAGCGCGCGCAGGTGCGCGCATAGAGCCGCGAGGTTTCCATGATTTCCGCCGCCATGACGGCCTTGGGGCTTTGGGGGCGCTTCGCACGACTCTTCGAGTCGTTCTTATTGCGCGCGTCGCTGCCGCTCGTCCGGGCCTTGTCATTGTCGCGGTTGAACAGGACCGAACCCGGGAAAATCGCCACGCGCCGGTCGTGCGTGGATTTGTAGGCGCCGGTTTCGTCATCGCGGAGGGCGATGTTGCCGAGCAGCCCGGTGAGGATGGACCGGTGGACGGCGCGGTAGGCGGGCGAGCCAAAGGCGAGGTCGGGCTCCTTGTCCCCCAGTCCGTCGCGCACCGAGCTCATGCGCCCGTCCTCGCGCCCGCTCATCACGTCGATGAGCTGCGCGTGGATGTCGCGCCATTCGCGCAGGCGCGTGTAACTCAAAAAATGTCCGCGGCAAAAGCGGCGCAGCCTCGACTGCGACATCGTTTCGAACTCGTCGTGAAAAGCCTCCCAGATGTTGAGCAGGGTGAGGAAATCGGAGTCGGGATGCGCGAAGCGGCGGTGCGCGGCGTCGGCCTGCGCCTGCTTTTCCAGCGGACGCTCGCGCGGGTCCTGGATGGAAAGCCCCGCGGCGATGACGGCAACCTCGCGCAGGCATTTTTCCCTGCGCGCCTGCAAAATCATGCGGCCCACGGTGGGATCGACCGGCAGCCGGGCGAGTTCGCGCCCGATGTCCGTGAGCCGGTGCGCGCCGGCCCCGGGCTCCCCGCCCTGCTCCAGCGCCCCGAGTTCCTCCAGCAGCGCGTAGCCGGCGCGGATGGCTTTCGCCGCCGGCATATTGATGAAGGGAAAACGCTCGATGTCGCCGAGGCCGAAGGCCTTCATGCGCAGGATGACGTCGGCGAGGTTGGCGCGCTGGATCTCCGGTTGCGCGAAACGAGGGCGCTCGTTGTAGTCTTTTTCCGAATACAGGCGCACGCACACGCCCTCGGCCACGCGGCCGCAGCGGCCCTTGCGCTGGTCGGCGCTGGACTGCGCGATTCCTCGGCGCGGCAGCGCGGCGGTGCAGCGCCTGCGCGGCGTGGTGGCGATGACGAGCGTGGGCGTGAAGACGCGCTGTTGCTCGGCGTTGGAGAGGCGCCCGAAAAGCGGGACGATTTCGCAGTCACGCAGCCCTCCCGCCCCGCCGCCGGCGCGGGAGTTTCCCCGCCCTTCGAGCAAATCGGCCGTCTCGCGGATGTCCCGCTCGGCGGGCATGAACACGAGGATGTCGCCCCCGGCCCGTCCCTCGCTTTCCGCGACGATGCGCCCGACCGCCTCGACCGCGCCGTCGATATAGTGCAGCGCCTCGGCGCGCGCCTGCGGCTCGTCGTCCTCGGCGGCGTCGGAGCCCAGGCCGTCGAGCGGCGCGTAAACCACCTCGACGGGAAAGGTCCGGCCCGAGACCTGGATGACGGGCGCGTCGTCGAACGCCTTGGAAAAGGCGGCGGTGTCGATGGTGGCGGAGGTGATGATGATTTTCAGCTCGGGGCGCCTGTGGCGCAGCAGGCGCAGGTGGCCGAGCAGGAAGTCGATGTTGAGCGAGCGCTCGTGGGCCTCGTCGATGATGATGGTGTCGTAGGCGCGCAGCATCGGGTCGCCCTGCACCTCGGCGAGCAGCATGCCGTCGGTCATGAACTTCACGATGGTGGAGGGCGAGGTCTGGTCGCTGAAACGGATCTTGCAGCCGACCTCGCGGCCCCATTCCACGCCGAGCTCCTCGGCCACGCGGCGCGAGATGGACAACGCCGCCACGCGGCGCGGCTGGGTGCAGGCGATTTTGCCAAGCGCGCCGCGCCCGGCGGCGAGGCACATTTTCGGGATCTGCGTGGTCTTGCCCGAGCCGGTCTCGCCGGCGAGAATCACGACCGGATGCGCCTGGATGGCCGCGACGATTTCCTCCGCCCGTTCGCTGATGGGCAGGGCGGGCGGAAAGTCGATGCGCAGGCGCGGCGGCGGTGTCGGCTGGTCGGTCACGAGATTTTCAGGTTGTCATTATGCTCCGGGCAGGGAATCCAGAACGACTCCATTGCGGGAATCCACCCGAAATTCACGACATCATTTCATGGCTCAAAAACCACCACCCTTGCCCGGCGACATTCTGAACCGCGTCATTCTCGTGGCGTCCGTTGACGGACGGCTGCTGCTCATCACGCTCGGCGCCCTTGCCGTCATGTTTGCCATGGGAGGCAATATCGCGGGCGCCCTGGTCTGCGTGCTCGCCGCCGGCACGGGGGCGATGGAACTGCACGGCGCAAGCCTGCTCGGCGGCGGCGATTCGCGCGGCATAGGCTGGCTGGTGCGCGCGCAGTTGCTGCTCATGGCGCTGATCCTGTTTTTTACGGGCTGGCAGCTCACCCATTACGATCCGGCTTTTTATGCGGCGCATTCCGACGAGATGTTCGAACGGCTGCCGGGCTGGTATAAAAAAATGCTGGATAACAACGGCATGACGCGCGCGGATCTGCCCATGTTGTTGAAGGCGGGTTACATGATGTTTTTCACAACGGTCGGCTGCCTGACCATCGCCTACCAGGGCTTGCTGGCGCTCTACTACCACCGGCGGCGCATCCCGATCGAAATCGCGCTCGGCGAGGCTGAAGACGCGGAAGAGCACGCGGAGTGACAGCCAAACCCGGACGTCCTTCTTATCCTCCATCTTTCTCTTTCTTCTTTATCTTTCCTCTTTCTCCCAAACGTGTCGGTGTGATGCCGGATAAGAGAAAGAGGAAAGATAAAGATGGCAGCGCGTGCTGGGGGGAGCACGCTATTTTTTGTCCGCGATTTCCAGACGCACCACGACGGGGCGGTGGTCGCTGGCTTGCATGACTTGCGGGCCGTCGTAAATCCACGCCGCGCCTCCGACGACCGCATCGCGCAGACCCGGCGACACGAGGATGTGGTCGAAACGCGAGTAGGTGTCCTGCTTCGCCCAAAACAAAGTCCACACCTCGCCACGCGTGTCCCCGGCCGGAAGGATGTCGGCGATGAGCGTATCGCCGCGACGGCTGAGCGCGCGCAGGGGGCGGTTGGCGCGGGTGTCGTTGCAATCGCCGACGAGCAGGAATCTTGCCTTCGCCCGGTCGGGGAAAACCTTCAGCACCCGGTCGCGGACCGCCTCGGCCTCGGACGTGCGCCGGATGGCCGACTCGGGATCGTCCGGGCGGTCGGTATAACGGCTTTTCAGATGCACCACGAAAATCGTCACGACCTCGTCATCCGCCGGCGGCGCGCCAATCGCGCCCGCCGGGACCCGCACCTCCAGCAGGCCGCGCTTCACAAAATCCTGTTCGTCAAAATAGCTGAAACTCAAATCCGTGTGCCGCCCCACCGACACAAACGGCCGCTTCGACAACACCGCCAGGTGCCGGTCGGCATCCTGCGCGTCGAGCACGATGCCGTAAGGATAATCGACCCCGTCGCTCCGCAGGTCGCGCTGCAACTCGTCGAGAAACGGCTGCGGCCCCATTTCCTGCAACGCGAGCACATCGGCGCCGATCGCCTTGATGACGGCGCGCAGCGCGTCCTTTTCGGATTCGGGTTTCGGATACTCCTTCTTGTATTCGCCATCCGCCATGCGGCTTTCCAGCGTGTAATTTTTCACGTTGTAGGTCGCGACGGTGAGAGTGCCGGCGAAAACCGGCTGGCCGGCGAAGAAAACAAAGAGAACCAAGACGGTGAGGAAAACGCACCGTAGGGCCTGACCTTGCGTCAGGCCGAGCCTGTGTGCGACATGCCGCCGGGTTGCCTGGCCTGACGCAAGGTCAGGCCCTACGTTTGCCGGTGAGCTCATTGTCCGGCGTTGAGCGCCGCCTCGCGCTCGACCAGTGTGGGATGCGAATAATAAAACCCGCTGAACCACGGGTGCGGCGTGAGGTTGCTCAGGTTTTTCTGCGCAAGCTTGCGCAGCGCGCCGACGAGCGGCGCGGGGCCGCCCATCACCTCGCGGGCAAAGGCGTCGGCCTCGTATTCGTGCTTGCGCGAAAACAGGTTGCCGAGCGGCGTGAGCCAGAACGTGACCGCGCCGCCGAGCAGCGCGAACAGCAGGAACGCCGGCGCGAGATCGCCCGCGGGAAACCCGAAGGCGGGGTTGAACCATGCGCTCCCGGCCAGCCACGCGATGACCGCAAAGCCGCCCAGCATCATCGCGGCCGAGACCGCCAGCATTTTCGGGATGTGGCCGCGTTTGTAGTGGCCGACCTCGTGCGCCAGCACCGCCTCCAGCTCCTCGGGCGCAAGCTGCCCGATGAGCGTGTCGAACAGCACGATGCGGCGGAAGCGCCCGAACCCGGTGAAGTAGGCGTTCGAATGCCCGGAGCGCTTGCTGCCGTCCATCACCTGGATGGTCGAGGCGCGAAACCCGGAGCGTTCCGCCAGCGCCATCAGCCGCGCGCGCAGCTCGCCGTCCGGCAGCGGAGTGAGTTTGTTGAACAGCGGCAGGATGAGCTTCGGGTAAAGCACGAGCATCAGTAGTTGGAAACCGAATACAAAAACGAATCCCCACGCCCACCACGCGCCGCCCGCGAGCTGAGCGAGCCAGAGCAGCACCCAGAGCACGGGCGCGCCGATGACGATGGAAAGCGCGAGGCCCTTGATTTTGTCCGCCACCCACAGGCCGGGCGTGCTTTTGTTGAAGCCGAAGCGTTGTTCGAGCCGGAACTGTCCCCACCAGTCCAGCGGCAGGGAAAAGAAGCTGAGCGCGATGCCGGTGCCGATGAGAAAAAACACGCGGCTCCACAACACCCACGCGCCCGAGGCGTCCGCCGGGCAGACCGCCGCGTAGACGCGCGGCAGCACGCCGCTCAGCAGGAGCGCGGCCAGCACGAGCGCATCCCACGCCAGCTCGACGCGCCCGAGCCGCCCCTTGGCGAGCGTGTAGGCGGCGGCGCGTCCGCTGGTGGCGGCGTCCATGATCGCGGCGACCGGGGCGGGCGGCGCGTCCGCGTGGCGGCGGACTTCGCGGCTGTTGAGCAGGCTGAGAAAAATTTCCGCCGCGAGACGCAGCGCGATGAGGACAAGCGCCAGGAACAAAATCATGATGCGGCAGGTTGCCCGGTCTTTTCGCCGCTGGCCAAGGCAAAAACGAGCCGGGTCTCAAACCGGGTGTAATCGGAAGTGGTGGTCCGCCATGCGCAGCCGCGCCAGCGACTGGGAGCGCCGGCTTCCAGCCGGCAGACGACGCGAAGCGTCGCCAAACCCACGGGCGGGACGCCCGTGCCACCTGCCGGCAAGATGCCGGCGCTCCCAGTCGCTGGCGCGGCTGCGTTGCGCCTTATGGCTTTCGGCTTGGGTGGCGACGAGGACGCCGCCGCTCCGTTTGTGACACCTCTTCCGGTTGCCCCCCCCTCAAACCTGATAGGTTTGGAGCGGAACCGGGTCGATGAGCTTGGTTTTCGGAAGCTTTTCGGCGAGTTGTCCGGCGAACCAGGCGCGGGCTTCGTTTTCACCGTGCGTGAGAACGATGACGCGCGGATCGGCTTGCACGGCGAATTCCAGCAACTCCTCGCGGTCGGCGTGGCCGCTCAGGTCGAAACGCTCGACGCGGGCCTTGATCTTGGTCTTCACGTTGCACGCCTTGAAGAGGAACTGGTCGCCGGGCTTCGAGGCCAGGAGTTCGCCGCCGGGCGTGTCGGGGTCGCAGTAGCCGACGAAGCCGATGGTGTTGCGGGCGTGGCCGACGAGCCCGGATGCGAGGGTGTAGGATGGCGTGCGCTCGACCATCATGCCGGAACTGATGATGTAGAGGCCGTTTTGCTGCGGATCCTCGCCGGGGTTGAGCTTGCGCGGGGTGGGCTTGATCTGGAGTTCCTTGATGATGCCGCGGTTGAAGCGGACGTGCTTGGTCTTGCGCGAGATTTCGTCGAAGTAGTCGGCCAGGTCCATGCCGAGGCCGGCCGCGAAAATGGGGCAGTCAACGAGACGGCGGAATTTGCGCGCGTCGTGGATGATGGAGAGGATTTCCTGCTGCCGGCCGAGCGCGAACACGGGGATGAGATACGAGCCGCCGCGCTGGATGGTGTCGTTAATGCTGTCGATGAGGCGGTTGACCTCGATGAGGCGCGTCTTTTCGGAGCCGCGCGCGGTGATGCCCCGGGTGGTTTCCATGACGAGCGTGTCGAAGCGCCCGGCCGGGAATTTCGCGCCGGGAAGCGTGCGCTGGTCCTCGAAGAGCACGTCGCCGGTGAGGAATATCTGGCGCCGCTTGTGGTGAATCTCCACCCCCGCCGCGCCTGCAACATGGCCGGCCGGGTGGAGGATGATGGTGATGTCGTCCTTGCCGCCCTGAATGCGCTTGGCCTGGCCGAACGGGATGCCGGTGAGGCGTTTCGCGATGCGGTCGATCTCCTCGTGGGTGAAAAGCGGATACTCGGGAATGTTGGCCTCCTCCTTCTGGCGCACCATGACGTTGGCGGAGTTATGCAGCATGCGCTCGACCAGCATGCGGCTGGAGGTGCTCATGACGACGGGAGCCTCGGGGTGCTCGCGCAGGAGCACGGGCAGGCTGCCGATATGGTCGAGGTGGCAGTGCGTGATGATGATGAGATCGAGATGGACGCCGCGTATCGGCCCAAAATCGGGCGCGGCGCGCCGCCCCGCTTTTTTCGGGTGCAGGCCGCTGTCGATGACAAGGTTAAGACTTCCGATCTGGATGTAGTGACAGTTCGCGCCGATTTCGCCGTCGCGGTTAAGGTCAATGAGCTTCATGTAGTGCAAGCGAGAAAGAGGGAGCGGACGCGCCTCCGCAAGAGCAAGATTTGCGAGGGGATGCAAAGCCGCCGGGTGTAAACAGGTCCGCCATAACGGGGGCGATGGAGATCGTTGTCTTTTGGGGTTGTGCAGAGGACATGGGAAAACGCAGGGGCGGGAAGTCCCGGGACTCCGGCCCATGCGCGCACGCGGACACCGGTCACCCGTCCAGCCGGGTCGGGATGATCATCTCGAACTCAGGCAGCATGACGTGGATGCGATGGCCGAGGTCATCCACGCCGTGAAAGCTGCCTTGGGCGCGCGCGTCGGTGCCGGTCACGTGGTAGCTGTTGTAGGAGAATTCCTCGCCGGGCGCGATGCGCGGCGTCTCGCCGACGATTTTGTCGCCTTCGATGACGACGCGCGACCCGTCGGCCTGGCGGAGCACCCATTTGCGCCCGAGCAGCTTCACGATGCGGTCGGAGGAGTTTGTGATGGTGATAAAATAAACAAACGCGTGCGGCTGGTCCTCGGGCAGGCTTTTCCCTCCATGGTGATAAACAAGCCGGTCGAGGCGCGCGGTAAGTCCGGGAAGTGTGAGCGAGTTGGCGGGCACGGCTGGATGAAACTGCACGGTAATATAACGCATGCAACCCGTGTTTGCCAATGCCGGGAATCCGGCATTCCCCATAAAAGCGGCCCCGCACTCCCACCTTGCCCAACCGGGGCATCGGGCCTTCACTCGTGCTTTTTCCATCCTCAATTTCGCCAAGACACCAACCATCCCGCGACCAAACCATGTCCGCCACCGCAGCCTCTTCCGCCAAATCCCACCCGCAACCCGCCGACGACGCCTTCTGGACCAGCCAGGACGGCCAGATTCTCACCGTCCGCCCGTCCGCCAACGGCGACCGCACGGTCTCGCTCACCCTCGCCTTCTGGCCGCGCCATCCCGCCGAGTTCGACACCATGAAGGCCCGCATCGCCGACCTGCATTTTACCGAGCGCAGCACCCTCGCCCGCATCGGCATCGAGATGGTCCGCACCAGCCCGCTCTCCGTTGACGGCAACCGGCTCGTGTTTGAGGCCGAGGCGTTCCTCTTCGACCACAGCTTCCCCAACGCCTCTTACTGGAAAAAACTCCTCCGCTCCGGCGCGCCCGTCGGCCGCCTCTTCTACGCCCCCGAATCAGCCAAGCTCTCCTCCACCGAAATCCAGGACGCCATCGCCGGCAACGCCCTCAAGCTCCCCGCCTCCATCAGCATCGACCGCCACGGCTCCGTCTTCCTTACCCCGCACAACGTCCGCTATTCGCTCAATCCCCGCCTCCAGCGCCCCGAGTTCGAGCGCCTCGTCTCCGGCGACGCCGGCCGCTCCTACCTCGACAAGGTCCAGGTGCGCCACGAGACCCCGCTCCTCACCATCCCGCCCCGCTCCGGCATCCTCACCAGTTGCTCCATGTATTTGAAAGAGCACTACGTCATCCTCAACCGCGGCGAGGGCAACTTCGGCATCCACACTTCCGCCGTCCTCCTCGACCCCATAAAGACTTTCGGCACCAACATCATGCTGGAAATCTACAACACCGGCGACCAGCCTGTCATTAATCCGGTCGTCTCCGTCGAGGTTTTCCGCGCCCCCGCCCCCGCCGACACCGACAGCAAATCCCTCCTCAAAAAACGCGCGCGCCTCCTCGCCTCCGCCACCGAACTCTACCACTCCCTCGACGAAAACCCGCCCCGCGACACCGCCGAGGCCAAGCCCCGCGCCCGCGTCACGGTCAAGGGGCAGAACTCCGCCCAGGAAAACCGCTCCCTTTTCCTCCATTCGTCGCTTCTCTTCGACCACGCCGTTCTGAAAACCGCGCTCGCAGACGCCGCCGATCCCGGCGCCGTCACCCATCGCACCGTGGTCAACGCCCTCGACGCCGCCCCCGCCGACGCCGACACGCTCGTCACCGACTACTTCCCCAATCTCCCCGAGCAAATCGAAATCCTCGCCCGCCTCCCCCAGCTCAAGCTCAAACGCCTCATCTTCCGCCGTCCCTCCCGCACCCACGGATTCTTCCTGTCGCACAACGCCCACGGCCGCCTCGTCAACTATGACGACCTCGGCATCGATGTTTACTGGTATAACGACCAGCTCGGCGACCTCTACCTTCACACTTACAAAAAGGACCACGGTTTCTTTGTGCGCGAGGAACTCGCCCGCAAATTCCAGGAAACCACCATCCTTGCCTTCTACGGCTCCGCGGTCGGTCTCGACCAGGCCGACACCGACCGCATCTCCGCGCTCATCGACAAGCTCACCGGTTTTATCGGCACCAACGTCGGCGTGCTCACCGGCGGCGGCGGCGGGGTCATGCGCCTCGCCACCGAACAGGCCCGCGGCAAAGGCGCCCTCACCGGCGCCTGCTTCCTCGAACTCGAAGCCCAGCCCCCGGAAATCGGGGTCGATTTCTTCAACACCTTTCAGGAAACCTCGCGCCACTACCGCCAGAAATGGTTCGAAGTCGCGGATTTTTGCATCTTCAACGTCGGCGGAGTTGGCACGCTGGAGGAAATCGGCATCGAACTCTGCAACCTGAAACTCGGCATCCGCCCGCGCGTCCCCTATATATTCTACAACAGCCGCTTCTGGACCGACCTGCGAAAACAGGTCCGCAACATGGTCAAAACCAAACGCGCCCCCGAATGGATGCTGGACTATATATTATTTACCGACGACCCCGACGAGGTCGTGAGCTTTTATAGAAAAACGCTGCGGGTTTTATGAAGTGATGCCATTTCCCAATAAAAATTCCCCTTTAGGTAGGGCGAGGCGTCCCGCCGAGCCGCAGGCGGACAACGGCTCGGCGGGACGCCTCGCCCTACCCGAAAAGGGGATTCCCCTTGGTTTTTTCGGGGAAAGGGCGCTACGCCATCGGACGCAGAAAAAACGGCGTTATCCGCGAGTTGGATTGAGCGGCAGTCGCGGCATCCTCCAGCATGGCGTGCCGCAAGCCCGGCAGAAGCAGCTTCTGCACCTTGAAACGATGGGGACGTCCGACGGGCAGCGATGTCGCGCCGTCGGCCAGCCACAACCGCCAGACGCCTCCGGTCCGGTCCAGGCGGGCAATCTTGTCGATGTTCACGATGTGCGAGCGATGCACCCGCGTGAAATTTCCGGACGGGAGAAGATTCTCCCATTCGCTGAGTGACCGCAGCCCGTCGAATTTCCGTCCGTCGACCGTATGCAGGCAGGAATGATTCCGGTCCGAGCTGACATGCAGGATCTGCTCCTGCGGCAGCGACACCACGCCATTGCCCTGCACGACATAAAGCACAGGCAGGGCCTGCACCGGGTCCTGCGCAGCA
This genomic stretch from Termitidicoccus mucosus harbors:
- a CDS encoding M48 family metallopeptidase, coding for MILFLALVLIALRLAAEIFLSLLNSREVRRHADAPPAPVAAIMDAATSGRAAAYTLAKGRLGRVELAWDALVLAALLLSGVLPRVYAAVCPADASGAWVLWSRVFFLIGTGIALSFFSLPLDWWGQFRLEQRFGFNKSTPGLWVADKIKGLALSIVIGAPVLWVLLWLAQLAGGAWWAWGFVFVFGFQLLMLVLYPKLILPLFNKLTPLPDGELRARLMALAERSGFRASTIQVMDGSKRSGHSNAYFTGFGRFRRIVLFDTLIGQLAPEELEAVLAHEVGHYKRGHIPKMLAVSAAMMLGGFAVIAWLAGSAWFNPAFGFPAGDLAPAFLLFALLGGAVTFWLTPLGNLFSRKHEYEADAFAREVMGGPAPLVGALRKLAQKNLSNLTPHPWFSGFYYSHPTLVEREAALNAGQ
- a CDS encoding LOG family protein; the encoded protein is MSATAASSAKSHPQPADDAFWTSQDGQILTVRPSANGDRTVSLTLAFWPRHPAEFDTMKARIADLHFTERSTLARIGIEMVRTSPLSVDGNRLVFEAEAFLFDHSFPNASYWKKLLRSGAPVGRLFYAPESAKLSSTEIQDAIAGNALKLPASISIDRHGSVFLTPHNVRYSLNPRLQRPEFERLVSGDAGRSYLDKVQVRHETPLLTIPPRSGILTSCSMYLKEHYVILNRGEGNFGIHTSAVLLDPIKTFGTNIMLEIYNTGDQPVINPVVSVEVFRAPAPADTDSKSLLKKRARLLASATELYHSLDENPPRDTAEAKPRARVTVKGQNSAQENRSLFLHSSLLFDHAVLKTALADAADPGAVTHRTVVNALDAAPADADTLVTDYFPNLPEQIEILARLPQLKLKRLIFRRPSRTHGFFLSHNAHGRLVNYDDLGIDVYWYNDQLGDLYLHTYKKDHGFFVREELARKFQETTILAFYGSAVGLDQADTDRISALIDKLTGFIGTNVGVLTGGGGGVMRLATEQARGKGALTGACFLELEAQPPEIGVDFFNTFQETSRHYRQKWFEVADFCIFNVGGVGTLEEIGIELCNLKLGIRPRVPYIFYNSRFWTDLRKQVRNMVKTKRAPEWMLDYILFTDDPDEVVSFYRKTLRVL
- a CDS encoding MBL fold metallo-hydrolase — encoded protein: MKLIDLNRDGEIGANCHYIQIGSLNLVIDSGLHPKKAGRRAAPDFGPIRGVHLDLIIITHCHLDHIGSLPVLLREHPEAPVVMSTSSRMLVERMLHNSANVMVRQKEEANIPEYPLFTHEEIDRIAKRLTGIPFGQAKRIQGGKDDITIILHPAGHVAGAAGVEIHHKRRQIFLTGDVLFEDQRTLPGAKFPAGRFDTLVMETTRGITARGSEKTRLIEVNRLIDSINDTIQRGGSYLIPVFALGRQQEILSIIHDARKFRRLVDCPIFAAGLGMDLADYFDEISRKTKHVRFNRGIIKELQIKPTPRKLNPGEDPQQNGLYIISSGMMVERTPSYTLASGLVGHARNTIGFVGYCDPDTPGGELLASKPGDQFLFKACNVKTKIKARVERFDLSGHADREELLEFAVQADPRVIVLTHGENEARAWFAGQLAEKLPKTKLIDPVPLQTYQV
- a CDS encoding Co(2+)/Mg(2+) efflux protein ApaG; translated protein: MQFHPAVPANSLTLPGLTARLDRLVYHHGGKSLPEDQPHAFVYFITITNSSDRIVKLLGRKWVLRQADGSRVVIEGDKIVGETPRIAPGEEFSYNSYHVTGTDARAQGSFHGVDDLGHRIHVMLPEFEMIIPTRLDG